A stretch of DNA from Maniola hyperantus chromosome 14, iAphHyp1.2, whole genome shotgun sequence:
cgagacggaggcgacggtggtcgcatttataatattagtatggatgtatggattattattaatcactcctcactgacaccacattagtatctacattgcacccatgcgaaaccggggcgggtcgctagtatagttctataataatattttttggggtcggtgccaatgaggtgccattatggagtctcataaaaatatgaagtaagtATAGATGATTCGCGTAGCTACTAAGATAATTGTGTATTGAAgtcgatttttatatttttgtactttttaaaaTCTCCAATACATTCAGTTTCAGCTTTACCAGACCGCCCTCTAAATAACCTTTATAATTTAAAGTTTTATCTCAATCGGTACAGTGTTTTTATGTGAAAGGTGGAACAAAAATAAactgaattaaattttaatagccatttaataaatttattaaggcTTAATTTAATGGACAGTTAATTTTATCGATTAAGATTATTACGGTAGTAAATAAGGTAGTATGTGCTATAAATGATAATTTTACATAAAGATTCATTAATaatgtttattataaaatagaaaaattgttacaacaataagaatattattatgatcatgATTTTAATGTTGTGTTTTATGTCCAAAgttgatggtaagtgataatttataagaaagaaaaatatacgAGACAACGCATATTATTTTTCTCAGCTTCGGTTGGAAGGAATACCTGGAATTCTTTACTTagtaatattaaatactagtcAAAAATAGCATTTTCTACCCCTAATAACACAAAAGATGACCCAGGAGATCCGTAAACCCGACAGGACATCTATGCCCCGCAGTAGACGACtgttggttgataatgatgatgatgacgactatAGGTATCCGTCAGGgaattgaaaaagaaaaaagaaaactttATATCGACGTAAttaaaaggggaatattagtcatttaacatggctaatattctttaaaaaaaaaaaaatataggaaaGAATTTTAATGTTGTTCTAGGGTTTTCTATAGACGACAACGAGACATTTAACATGACTATTTATGACAATTTCTTTGGCTTGGCAAACCTTTTGTACGGTGATATTACCAATATGGACGATATGTTTCTGCCCCCGCTGGACAGTGAACCAAGTGAAACAGACGATACACAGGGTGAGAGAAactcgattttttattttttattcagatatataGCTTttcagtcagctttccttttatatccatactaaaactaatattatatatacaaaatcgtgtctttttcacagcccaacggtttaaccgattttgatgaaattcggtaaagatttagcttacatcccggggaaggatataagGTAGGGATAGGAATAGGCTacccggaacatcaaagagttcgcacaggatttttaaaaacctaaaaccacgcggacgaagtcgcgagcatcatctagtcagtaggtacccttgttataaatgcgtaagtgtgtttgtttgttggttcattggattgttggtttgtccttcaatcacgtcgcaacggtgcaacggatttacgttattttttgcatgggtatagataaagacctggagagtgacatagtcacataggctactttttatcccggaaaatcaaagagttcccacgggatttttaaaaacctcaaaccacgcggacgaagtctaaatatataaaaggaaaatgtgactgactgactgactgaccaactgactgactgactgactgatctatcaacgcacagctcaaactactggacggatcgggctgaaatttggcatgcagatagctattatgacgtaggcatccgctaagaaaggatttttgaaaattcaacttctaagggggtgaaataggggtttgaaatttagaaagtagtccatgcggacgaagtcgcgagcataagctagtatacaataaaataaaaattacacacCGGGCTTTCGGTTTCCTTTGAACTCCGTTTTTTATTTTCGTTTGATTTGAAACTCAACTTATAGAAGAACAGGAGTTGGCCAAGAGGAAAGAAGATGTTTTCAAGTTTGAGGAGTTGGATTATTTGCGACCTAAAGCGATGACGGCAGACGTAGCAGAGTTCAATGACATCACCAGGATCCTCCAGAATGAAACCCGGAGGTATAATGGGAGGTGGCGAGGGTGGACGGACAATGAAGACGTAGAATGGTCGTGGGTGACAGCGATCTTTGGTGCGAATGCAACATATGGAATAGAAAATAGGAAAAAGAAGAGAATGTCGAACATGAATTTACAGTGGATCGTGCACGCGAGGTCAGCTGGAACCACGAAtttcttctggtgctgcaaatgttcatcatcatcatcatcatgatcaacccatcgccggctcactacagagcacgggtctcctctcagagtgagaagggttttggccatagtctaccacgctggccaagtgcggattggcagacttcacacacctttgagaacattatggagaactctcaggcatgcaggtttcctcacgatttatttatttatttattttattttatttattataggaaaatcaacagcgaaataatgcaataagtttcttaaatgctaattacagaagtatggccaattatagattttctcgaaaaattaacaatatataagagtgagttaaaattatttcatacagaggaacaaaaaaaaaaaaaaaaataacaattattggcTAAGTACATGACATTATATCAAAACTAAGTGTATGaaggaaataaaaacatagtATCCTTGGAAGCCTagattaaaaaggaaaaaaaaaaacaagtaaattatgaaacaaatataaagtgtgtgtgtgtgtgtgtgtgtgtgtgtgtgtgtgtgtgtgtgtgtgtgtgtgtgagtcgtgtgtgtgtgttcagTGTATGTGTAGCGTTAATTACGCGTCCATGTATGTGAAGTTAAGTATGttacgtttaaataaaataaagtaaaatagttaTTGGTGAAATTGTGAAATGTGTCGCTTATATGTCTTTTTAGAATAGCGGAAAAGGTCAATATCGGAATAATGTTTGTTATAGGTGCGTGTCATTCTAGTAATAGCAGAGTTTTGGGagtaatttttccttttaaaaggcACACGGAGTAGTGATGTATGACGAGTACGTTTGGGGGGTGcaactaatttaattttgg
This window harbors:
- the LOC117988378 gene encoding uncharacterized protein; this encodes MSKVDGFSIDDNETFNMTIYDNFFGLANLLYGDITNMDDMFLPPLDSEPSETDDTQEEQELAKRKEDVFKFEELDYLRPKAMTADVAEFNDITRILQNETRRYNGRWRGWTDNEDVEWSWVTAIFGANATYGIENRKKKRMSNMNLQWIVHARIVVKKALVLKRADDLRLDKRYKIGYLMSRLRIIKYEQQKITSFAQALEKHYSRSLKALLKFYERMVRYDVDIKVLFYVLFSVLCSPGRTSATAAHR